In the Chryseobacterium sp. MYb264 genome, one interval contains:
- a CDS encoding MbnP family protein has translation MYRFLSLLSAVFILFTFTSCRNNDEDESQDATPGKLQIKFENGFNNLGDIVLNQTTQTSSQGQKHNFSALKYIISNISLIDEAGNEFKYNENNPDKGAFIIDQADAVAGIVYINLDAVPKRNYKKVKFGLGLSQNAYLLGQDGQAEFWTKAKEKGMTWSWAAGYVFVKLEGKYGTASPQTEFMNHTGNMGNVTANNTPDLYREITLDLPTTARVSTQITPSIHILADLNQFLSGENTLSLNSVNDMMMGSSQHLVNVTNNLTKMFKVDHVHND, from the coding sequence ATGTACAGATTTTTATCATTACTCTCAGCAGTATTTATTTTATTCACTTTTACGTCATGCCGAAATAACGACGAAGACGAATCCCAAGATGCAACTCCCGGAAAACTACAGATCAAATTTGAAAACGGCTTCAATAATCTCGGGGATATTGTGCTGAATCAAACCACTCAGACTTCTTCACAAGGACAAAAACATAACTTTTCTGCTTTAAAGTATATCATTAGCAACATTAGTCTCATTGATGAAGCCGGAAATGAATTCAAATACAACGAAAATAATCCCGATAAAGGTGCTTTTATCATCGATCAGGCCGATGCAGTGGCGGGAATCGTCTACATTAATCTCGATGCAGTTCCCAAAAGAAATTACAAAAAAGTAAAATTCGGGTTGGGACTCAGCCAGAATGCCTACTTGTTGGGGCAGGACGGGCAGGCGGAATTCTGGACTAAAGCCAAAGAGAAAGGAATGACCTGGTCTTGGGCGGCGGGCTATGTTTTCGTAAAGCTCGAAGGAAAATACGGAACCGCTTCTCCGCAGACAGAATTTATGAATCACACCGGAAATATGGGAAATGTAACCGCCAACAATACGCCCGATCTTTACCGCGAAATTACTTTGGATTTACCAACGACTGCAAGAGTAAGCACACAGATTACGCCTTCCATCCATATTCTTGCAGATCTGAATCAGTTTTTAAGCGGCGAAAATACATTGAGTCTTAATTCGGTAAATGACATGATGATGGGTTCCAGCCAGCATCTGGTGAATGTAACGAATAACCTGACCAAAATGTTTAAAGTAGATCACGTTCACAATGATTAA